A genomic window from Osmia bicornis bicornis chromosome 4, iOsmBic2.1, whole genome shotgun sequence includes:
- the LOC114876033 gene encoding uncharacterized protein LOC114876033 isoform X3 produces MDMEKHDDAPKDVKRAAPVEREINKGQKDDTFEGYPQVVEKKKKWEHCDKPPSKKLKHSAKSDRDCCQQRKEKRQKASKYIMISVPEKPCVLPKLDIVPRHCLTKQKYIDMLATPSRKCPPECYSKPVLRKLKPVSQRIKELAQPTRQRMLITLQQGAATLPPAFLDNLVRTLENETCLTPEQAAVASRKKKHQKKAKGRKSKRLFKETRKSRKLTIGATSTGSTFDKDPVSCQYLLAERFVRSILKWKCPIPKAEFNDISKVIIQRLIDTLEYTPPQDEDRKSQQLRFLADAIACWVTGVLSEVAENQEKKLIERCRKKEDEMKGDEDEDDDDDDRGEDKGKDQLEEDEDEEDEEDEDLTDRSGKSEDREREKSKEEVVEETEVMEEEIEEASGAEVIDETDIQETEGEEQAETQVEEQDLGIQTEPKVEEGTEPQAEVTAEAETEAEGPDTADAAVEVDTSAKEETDKEQVLTAEPAPEPEPEPEPEPEPETEVITEPPEEAEVKSEIEITKPSEELPVEPIVEETEEQPAESEEPVPEVGETEEITDEGAIPTEELDASVPTEGEEKEKEEEVEALETEEGAEPLETEEGKKEESITALETKAPSEMGLPKDVMKDLVELFKTDLPFLTFGKIIDTINKMIAETPENTGEDPITNGIHRAIYEKLKNIVMLENPELLTEELENVMNVVCGKIAIWLRSILSKSQLAFMKQFVPEVESKEIRDWTKWLSYISDVAKDWNGWLRDVIDKMFEMESAPITRGEWRDWTKSVDTKALLWRRFHLQIRHQAHRNVTMISGRHVVKTGTKKPISAHQSEQLFSTDLNI; encoded by the exons ATGGACATGGAAAAGCATGACGACGCTCCGAAGGACGTAAAACGTGCTGCTCCTGTTGAGCGGGAAATAAACAAGGGGCAAAAGGATGACACGTTTGAAGGATATCCACAAGTGgtggagaagaaaaaaaaatgggaacACTGCGATAAACCTCCTTCGAAGAAATTAAAG CATTCAGCGAAATCAGACAGGGACTGTTGCCAgcaacgaaaagaaaagagacaAAAGGCATCAAAATACATAATGATTTCGGTGCCTGAGAAACCGTGTGTACTTCCAAAGTTAGACATCGTGCCTCGACATTGCTTGACCAAGCAAAAGTACATCGACATGTTGGCCACTCCAAG TCGGAAATGCCCCCCGGAATGCTATTCAAAGCCGGTGCTTAGGAAACTAAAGCCAGTGTCGCAACGAATTAAAGAATTGGCCCAACCGACGAGGCAACGAATGTTAATCACATTGCAGCAAGGCGCGGCTACGCTACCACCGGCATTTCTGGATAATCTCGTTCGAACTTTGGAAAACGAGACTTGCTTGACGCCCGA ACAAGCGGCGGTGGCCTCGCGGAAGAAGAAACATCAGAAAAAGgcaaagggaagaaaaagtaAACGGCTGTTCAAAGAGACGAGAAAATCGAGGAAATTGACTATCGGCGCAACGAGCACAGGATCGACGTTCGACAAGGATCCGGTCTCTTGCCAATACCTTCTAGCCGAACGTTTCGTCCGGAGTATCTTAAAATGGAAATGTCCAATACCGAAAGCGGAGTTCAACGATATCTCGAAAGTAATAATTCAACGTTTAATCGATACGCTCGAGTACACTCCTCCGCAGGACGAAGACCGGAAATCGCAGCAGCTACGTTTCTTGGCCGACGCGATAGCCTGTTGGGTAACTGGAGTATTGTCCGAGGTTGCGGAAAATCAGGAGAAAAAGTTGATCGAACGATGCCGGAAGAAAGAAGACGAGATGAAGggggacgaggacgaggacgatgacgatgatgaCCGTGGCGAAGATAAAGGAAAGGACCAGCTGGAGGAAgacgaggacgaggaggaTGAGGAAGATGAGGATCTAACTGACAGGAGCGGAAAGAGCGAAGAtagggaaagagaaaaatcaaAGGAAGAGGTGGTGGAAGAGACGGAGGTGATGGAGGAAGAGATAGAGGAAGCATCGGGTGCCGAAGTAATCGATGAAACGGACATCCAAGAAACGGAAGGTGAGGAACAAGCAGAGACCCAAGTAGAGGAACAAGATTTGGGAATACAGACGGAACCGAAGGTGGAAGAAGGTACGGAGCCGCAAGCTGAAGTAACAGCAGAAGCGGAAACTGAGGCGGAAGGTCCAGATACAGCAGACGCAGCTGTGGAAGTAGACACGAGCGCGAAAGAGGAGACGGACAAAGAACAGGTATTAACGGCAGAACCAGCACCGGAACCGGAACCGGAACCGGAACCGGAACCAGAACCGGAAACAGAAGTAATAACGGAGCCACCGGAAGAAGCAGAAGTAAAATCAGAAATCGAGATAACAAAACCATCTGAAGAATTACCAGTGGAACCGATAGTTGAGGAAACGGAAGAGCAACCAGCCGAAAGTGAGGAACCAGTTCCCGAGGTAGGAGAAACAGAAGAAATAACCGACGAGGGTGCAATTCCCACGGAGGAATTAGATGCGAGCGTGCCAacagaaggagaagaaaaagaaaaagaagaagaagtagaagcGTTAGAAACCGAGGAAGGCGCAGAACCATTAGAAACGGAGGAAGGCAAGAAAGAGGAGTCTATAACCGCGTTAGAGACGAAAGCTCCATCTGAAATGGGACTTCCGAAAGATGTGATGAAGGATCTAGTCGAATTATTCAAAACCGATCTTCCTTTCCTTACGTTTGGTAAAATTATCGACAccattaataaaatgatcgCGGAAACTCCGGAGAATACCGGCGAGGATCCGATAACGAACGGTATTCATCGTGCGATTTACGAGAAGCTGAAGAACATCGTGATGCTGGAAAATCCTGAACTTTTAACGGAAGAGTTAGAGAACGTGATGAACGTGGTATGCGGAAAGATTGCAATTTGGTTAAGATCGATCCTGAGCAAATCACAACTGGCGTTCATGAAACAATTCGTGCCGGAAGTGGAATCGAAGGAAATCCGAGACTGGACGAAATGGTTGTCGTACATCAGCGACGTGGCTAAGGATTGGAACGGATGGTTACGCGACGTGATCGATAAGATGTTTGAAATGGAAAGCGCGCCGATCACTCGAGGTGAATGGCGAGATTGGACCAAATCCGTGGACACGAAAGCGTTGCTTTGGAGGCGGTTCCATCTTCAAATTAGACATCAAGCTCATCGCAACGTTACCATGATATCTGGTCGTCACGTTGTTAAAACGGGCACTAAAAAACCGATCTCTGCCCATCAGTCCGAACAACTATTCAGTACCGACTTGAATATCTGA
- the LOC114876033 gene encoding TRAF3-interacting protein 1-like isoform X1, whose product MISVPEKPCVLPKLDIVPRHCLTKQKYIDMLATPSRKCPPECYSKPVLRKLKPVSQRIKELAQPTRQRMLITLQQGAATLPPAFLDNLVRTLENETCLTPEQAAVASRKKKHQKKAKGRKSKRLFKETRKSRKLTIGATSTGSTFDKDPVSCQYLLAERFVRSILKWKCPIPKAEFNDISKVIIQRLIDTLEYTPPQDEDRKSQQLRFLADAIACWVTGVLSEVAENQEKKLIERCRKKEDEMKGDEDEDDDDDDRGEDKGKDQLEEDEDEEDEEDEDLTDRSGKSEDREREKSKEEVVEETEVMEEEIEEASGAEVIDETDIQETEGEEQAETQVEEQDLGIQTEPKVEEGTEPQAEVTAEAETEAEGPDTADAAVEVDTSAKEETDKEQVLTAEPAPEPEPEPEPEPEPETEVITEPPEEAEVKSEIEITKPSEELPVEPIVEETEEQPAESEEPVPEVGETEEITDEGAIPTEELDASVPTEGEEKEKEEEVEALETEEGAEPLETEEGKKEESITALETKAPSEMGLPKDVMKDLVELFKTDLPFLTFGKIIDTINKMIAETPENTGEDPITNGIHRAIYEKLKNIVMLENPELLTEELENVMNVVCGKIAIWLRSILSKSQLAFMKQFVPEVESKEIRDWTKWLSYISDVAKDWNGWLRDVIDKMFEMESAPITRGEWRDWTKSVDTKALLWRRFHLQIRHQAHRNVTMISGRHVVKTGTKKPISAHQSEQLFSTDLNI is encoded by the exons ATGATTTCGGTGCCTGAGAAACCGTGTGTACTTCCAAAGTTAGACATCGTGCCTCGACATTGCTTGACCAAGCAAAAGTACATCGACATGTTGGCCACTCCAAG TCGGAAATGCCCCCCGGAATGCTATTCAAAGCCGGTGCTTAGGAAACTAAAGCCAGTGTCGCAACGAATTAAAGAATTGGCCCAACCGACGAGGCAACGAATGTTAATCACATTGCAGCAAGGCGCGGCTACGCTACCACCGGCATTTCTGGATAATCTCGTTCGAACTTTGGAAAACGAGACTTGCTTGACGCCCGA ACAAGCGGCGGTGGCCTCGCGGAAGAAGAAACATCAGAAAAAGgcaaagggaagaaaaagtaAACGGCTGTTCAAAGAGACGAGAAAATCGAGGAAATTGACTATCGGCGCAACGAGCACAGGATCGACGTTCGACAAGGATCCGGTCTCTTGCCAATACCTTCTAGCCGAACGTTTCGTCCGGAGTATCTTAAAATGGAAATGTCCAATACCGAAAGCGGAGTTCAACGATATCTCGAAAGTAATAATTCAACGTTTAATCGATACGCTCGAGTACACTCCTCCGCAGGACGAAGACCGGAAATCGCAGCAGCTACGTTTCTTGGCCGACGCGATAGCCTGTTGGGTAACTGGAGTATTGTCCGAGGTTGCGGAAAATCAGGAGAAAAAGTTGATCGAACGATGCCGGAAGAAAGAAGACGAGATGAAGggggacgaggacgaggacgatgacgatgatgaCCGTGGCGAAGATAAAGGAAAGGACCAGCTGGAGGAAgacgaggacgaggaggaTGAGGAAGATGAGGATCTAACTGACAGGAGCGGAAAGAGCGAAGAtagggaaagagaaaaatcaaAGGAAGAGGTGGTGGAAGAGACGGAGGTGATGGAGGAAGAGATAGAGGAAGCATCGGGTGCCGAAGTAATCGATGAAACGGACATCCAAGAAACGGAAGGTGAGGAACAAGCAGAGACCCAAGTAGAGGAACAAGATTTGGGAATACAGACGGAACCGAAGGTGGAAGAAGGTACGGAGCCGCAAGCTGAAGTAACAGCAGAAGCGGAAACTGAGGCGGAAGGTCCAGATACAGCAGACGCAGCTGTGGAAGTAGACACGAGCGCGAAAGAGGAGACGGACAAAGAACAGGTATTAACGGCAGAACCAGCACCGGAACCGGAACCGGAACCGGAACCGGAACCAGAACCGGAAACAGAAGTAATAACGGAGCCACCGGAAGAAGCAGAAGTAAAATCAGAAATCGAGATAACAAAACCATCTGAAGAATTACCAGTGGAACCGATAGTTGAGGAAACGGAAGAGCAACCAGCCGAAAGTGAGGAACCAGTTCCCGAGGTAGGAGAAACAGAAGAAATAACCGACGAGGGTGCAATTCCCACGGAGGAATTAGATGCGAGCGTGCCAacagaaggagaagaaaaagaaaaagaagaagaagtagaagcGTTAGAAACCGAGGAAGGCGCAGAACCATTAGAAACGGAGGAAGGCAAGAAAGAGGAGTCTATAACCGCGTTAGAGACGAAAGCTCCATCTGAAATGGGACTTCCGAAAGATGTGATGAAGGATCTAGTCGAATTATTCAAAACCGATCTTCCTTTCCTTACGTTTGGTAAAATTATCGACAccattaataaaatgatcgCGGAAACTCCGGAGAATACCGGCGAGGATCCGATAACGAACGGTATTCATCGTGCGATTTACGAGAAGCTGAAGAACATCGTGATGCTGGAAAATCCTGAACTTTTAACGGAAGAGTTAGAGAACGTGATGAACGTGGTATGCGGAAAGATTGCAATTTGGTTAAGATCGATCCTGAGCAAATCACAACTGGCGTTCATGAAACAATTCGTGCCGGAAGTGGAATCGAAGGAAATCCGAGACTGGACGAAATGGTTGTCGTACATCAGCGACGTGGCTAAGGATTGGAACGGATGGTTACGCGACGTGATCGATAAGATGTTTGAAATGGAAAGCGCGCCGATCACTCGAGGTGAATGGCGAGATTGGACCAAATCCGTGGACACGAAAGCGTTGCTTTGGAGGCGGTTCCATCTTCAAATTAGACATCAAGCTCATCGCAACGTTACCATGATATCTGGTCGTCACGTTGTTAAAACGGGCACTAAAAAACCGATCTCTGCCCATCAGTCCGAACAACTATTCAGTACCGACTTGAATATCTGA
- the LOC114876033 gene encoding TRAF3-interacting protein 1-like isoform X2: MLITLQQGAATLPPAFLDNLVRTLENETCLTPEQAAVASRKKKHQKKAKGRKSKRLFKETRKSRKLTIGATSTGSTFDKDPVSCQYLLAERFVRSILKWKCPIPKAEFNDISKVIIQRLIDTLEYTPPQDEDRKSQQLRFLADAIACWVTGVLSEVAENQEKKLIERCRKKEDEMKGDEDEDDDDDDRGEDKGKDQLEEDEDEEDEEDEDLTDRSGKSEDREREKSKEEVVEETEVMEEEIEEASGAEVIDETDIQETEGEEQAETQVEEQDLGIQTEPKVEEGTEPQAEVTAEAETEAEGPDTADAAVEVDTSAKEETDKEQVLTAEPAPEPEPEPEPEPEPETEVITEPPEEAEVKSEIEITKPSEELPVEPIVEETEEQPAESEEPVPEVGETEEITDEGAIPTEELDASVPTEGEEKEKEEEVEALETEEGAEPLETEEGKKEESITALETKAPSEMGLPKDVMKDLVELFKTDLPFLTFGKIIDTINKMIAETPENTGEDPITNGIHRAIYEKLKNIVMLENPELLTEELENVMNVVCGKIAIWLRSILSKSQLAFMKQFVPEVESKEIRDWTKWLSYISDVAKDWNGWLRDVIDKMFEMESAPITRGEWRDWTKSVDTKALLWRRFHLQIRHQAHRNVTMISGRHVVKTGTKKPISAHQSEQLFSTDLNI; the protein is encoded by the exons ATGTTAATCACATTGCAGCAAGGCGCGGCTACGCTACCACCGGCATTTCTGGATAATCTCGTTCGAACTTTGGAAAACGAGACTTGCTTGACGCCCGA ACAAGCGGCGGTGGCCTCGCGGAAGAAGAAACATCAGAAAAAGgcaaagggaagaaaaagtaAACGGCTGTTCAAAGAGACGAGAAAATCGAGGAAATTGACTATCGGCGCAACGAGCACAGGATCGACGTTCGACAAGGATCCGGTCTCTTGCCAATACCTTCTAGCCGAACGTTTCGTCCGGAGTATCTTAAAATGGAAATGTCCAATACCGAAAGCGGAGTTCAACGATATCTCGAAAGTAATAATTCAACGTTTAATCGATACGCTCGAGTACACTCCTCCGCAGGACGAAGACCGGAAATCGCAGCAGCTACGTTTCTTGGCCGACGCGATAGCCTGTTGGGTAACTGGAGTATTGTCCGAGGTTGCGGAAAATCAGGAGAAAAAGTTGATCGAACGATGCCGGAAGAAAGAAGACGAGATGAAGggggacgaggacgaggacgatgacgatgatgaCCGTGGCGAAGATAAAGGAAAGGACCAGCTGGAGGAAgacgaggacgaggaggaTGAGGAAGATGAGGATCTAACTGACAGGAGCGGAAAGAGCGAAGAtagggaaagagaaaaatcaaAGGAAGAGGTGGTGGAAGAGACGGAGGTGATGGAGGAAGAGATAGAGGAAGCATCGGGTGCCGAAGTAATCGATGAAACGGACATCCAAGAAACGGAAGGTGAGGAACAAGCAGAGACCCAAGTAGAGGAACAAGATTTGGGAATACAGACGGAACCGAAGGTGGAAGAAGGTACGGAGCCGCAAGCTGAAGTAACAGCAGAAGCGGAAACTGAGGCGGAAGGTCCAGATACAGCAGACGCAGCTGTGGAAGTAGACACGAGCGCGAAAGAGGAGACGGACAAAGAACAGGTATTAACGGCAGAACCAGCACCGGAACCGGAACCGGAACCGGAACCGGAACCAGAACCGGAAACAGAAGTAATAACGGAGCCACCGGAAGAAGCAGAAGTAAAATCAGAAATCGAGATAACAAAACCATCTGAAGAATTACCAGTGGAACCGATAGTTGAGGAAACGGAAGAGCAACCAGCCGAAAGTGAGGAACCAGTTCCCGAGGTAGGAGAAACAGAAGAAATAACCGACGAGGGTGCAATTCCCACGGAGGAATTAGATGCGAGCGTGCCAacagaaggagaagaaaaagaaaaagaagaagaagtagaagcGTTAGAAACCGAGGAAGGCGCAGAACCATTAGAAACGGAGGAAGGCAAGAAAGAGGAGTCTATAACCGCGTTAGAGACGAAAGCTCCATCTGAAATGGGACTTCCGAAAGATGTGATGAAGGATCTAGTCGAATTATTCAAAACCGATCTTCCTTTCCTTACGTTTGGTAAAATTATCGACAccattaataaaatgatcgCGGAAACTCCGGAGAATACCGGCGAGGATCCGATAACGAACGGTATTCATCGTGCGATTTACGAGAAGCTGAAGAACATCGTGATGCTGGAAAATCCTGAACTTTTAACGGAAGAGTTAGAGAACGTGATGAACGTGGTATGCGGAAAGATTGCAATTTGGTTAAGATCGATCCTGAGCAAATCACAACTGGCGTTCATGAAACAATTCGTGCCGGAAGTGGAATCGAAGGAAATCCGAGACTGGACGAAATGGTTGTCGTACATCAGCGACGTGGCTAAGGATTGGAACGGATGGTTACGCGACGTGATCGATAAGATGTTTGAAATGGAAAGCGCGCCGATCACTCGAGGTGAATGGCGAGATTGGACCAAATCCGTGGACACGAAAGCGTTGCTTTGGAGGCGGTTCCATCTTCAAATTAGACATCAAGCTCATCGCAACGTTACCATGATATCTGGTCGTCACGTTGTTAAAACGGGCACTAAAAAACCGATCTCTGCCCATCAGTCCGAACAACTATTCAGTACCGACTTGAATATCTGA